A DNA window from Ostrea edulis chromosome 5, xbOstEdul1.1, whole genome shotgun sequence contains the following coding sequences:
- the LOC125680018 gene encoding craniofacial development protein 2-like, whose amino-acid sequence MTREPTMLLSAKHSTRIGAWNVRTLYQSGKCQQLAREMYRYNIEILGISEVRWNTSGMTTLPSGHTIIYSGNPSKDDPHDKGVGFMLTKKATRALLEWNPVSSRIISARFETKFQKTTIIQVYAPTNNAEENEKEDFYSSLQTVFNNVPKRGILMITGDLNAKVGSERVGRECEIGPHGIGTINENGELFTDFCAVNSLVIGGTLFPHKPCHKTTWMSPTGETEPNRSLCHCPKMEIISTRCKS is encoded by the coding sequence ATGACGCGAGAGCCGACAATGTTGCTCTCAGCGAAACATTCCACGAGGATAGGAGCGTGGAATGTCAGAACGTTATACCAAAGTGGGAAATGTCAACAGCTGGCTAGAGAGATGTACAGGTATAACATTGAAATCCTAGGAATCAGTGAAGTTAGATGGAACACATCAGGAATGACTACTTTACCATCTGGGCACACCATCATTTACTCAGGCAACCCTAGCAAAGATGACCCACATGACAAAGGAGTAGGATTCATGCTTACCAAGAAAGCAACAAGAGCTCTTCTGGAATGGAACCCAGTGTCATCAAGGATAATCTCAGCAAGATTCGAGACTAAATTCCAAAAGACTACTATCATTCAAGTGTACGCTCCAACAAACAACGCAGAGGAGAATGAGAAGGAAGATTTTTATTCCTCACTACAAACAGTTTTTAACAATGTACCCAAACGCGGCATCCTTATGATCACTGGTGATCTAAATGCTAAAGTTGGGTCGGAAAGAGTGGGACGAGAATGTGAAATCGGACCCCATGGCATTGGAACCATCAATGAGAATGGTGAGCTTTTCACTGACTTCTGTGCAGTGAACAGTTTGGTCATTGGAGGCACGCTCTTTCCGCACAAACCTTGCCATAAAACAACCTGGATGTCACCAACTGGAGAAACAGAACCAAATAGATCACTTTGCCATTGCCCGAAGATGGAGATCATCTCTACTAGATGTAAGAGTTAA